In Longibacter salinarum, a single window of DNA contains:
- a CDS encoding YegP family protein, translating into MPYKFEIYKDKSDQFRFRFKAPNGQTMFSGGQGYASKASLKKSIASIQKNVADADVVEEAEA; encoded by the coding sequence ATGCCATACAAGTTCGAGATTTACAAAGACAAGTCGGATCAATTTCGATTTCGATTCAAAGCGCCGAATGGTCAGACGATGTTTAGCGGCGGTCAGGGATACGCCTCGAAAGCCTCACTCAAGAAGTCGATCGCGTCGATTCAGAAAAACGTTGCCGACGCGGATGTGGTAGAAGAGGCCGAAGCCTGA
- a CDS encoding alpha-amylase family glycosyl hydrolase yields MSLSRFLAAACAALLFLPISAQAQAPTVDRVDPSNWWTGMVWNDVQLMVYGDHLDAVTARAPADGITVTAVHSVPNDDYAFIDVTLAEDLAPGRYDIIVSSPGGDDTIAFPVQERTVGPDGPDGFGPDDVVYLITPDRFANGNPSNDRVEGIRDEYDPSDPRMRHGGDLRGIIEHLDELEELGVTTLWLTPILENRGRNSYHGYAATDLYRVDPRFGTNDTYRELVAEAHEHGLKVIYDHVSNHIGIEHPWMENLPRESWVNGSVEDHHSDKHYKMSVADPHADPEQEELLRTFWFVDAMPDLNQEDPFVSTYLIQNMIWWIETTGLDGIREDTYPYADPEFLSEWAEALQAEYPNLSIVGEVWDTAPAYTAMYQSGSPLTTGVETHLPSVMDFALSTALRDYLQGDGGLSDVYQVLAQDLLYGDPMRVMTLIDNHDMPRAAYLADGDRKRLKQVLTMLFTLRGIPQMLYGTEIGMVGGQSHVELRADYPGGFPGDKRSAFTREGRTASENDIYDHIQSLLALRSEHEALRRGRLVQYPPTYGHPVYTYRRVGDNEEFLVIVNGGDEARRVDLEEELNHRTVPVRLVDAVTRQEASLSGQTPSRSIEVDARSANVYRVVSRKK; encoded by the coding sequence ATGTCTTTGTCTCGTTTTCTCGCGGCCGCGTGTGCCGCTTTGCTCTTTCTACCCATTTCCGCCCAGGCGCAGGCGCCCACGGTCGATCGTGTTGACCCCTCCAACTGGTGGACGGGCATGGTGTGGAATGACGTCCAATTGATGGTCTATGGCGACCATCTCGACGCCGTCACAGCGCGTGCTCCAGCAGATGGTATCACAGTTACAGCCGTCCACTCGGTACCCAACGATGACTATGCGTTCATTGACGTGACGCTGGCGGAGGACCTTGCGCCCGGAAGGTATGATATCATCGTGTCATCGCCCGGCGGAGACGACACGATTGCCTTTCCAGTCCAGGAGCGCACCGTAGGCCCGGACGGACCGGACGGCTTTGGCCCGGACGATGTCGTGTACCTGATCACGCCGGACCGCTTTGCAAATGGAAACCCGTCGAACGACCGCGTCGAAGGCATCCGTGATGAGTACGATCCGTCCGATCCACGGATGCGGCACGGCGGCGACCTACGCGGCATCATTGAGCATCTCGACGAGCTCGAGGAACTCGGCGTTACGACGCTCTGGCTTACGCCCATTCTGGAAAATCGAGGGCGAAACAGCTATCACGGGTATGCAGCGACCGATCTCTATCGTGTCGATCCGCGCTTCGGGACGAATGACACATACCGGGAGCTCGTCGCGGAGGCGCACGAGCACGGACTGAAGGTGATCTACGACCATGTCAGCAACCACATCGGGATCGAGCATCCCTGGATGGAGAATCTGCCGCGGGAGAGCTGGGTGAACGGAAGCGTGGAGGATCATCACTCCGACAAGCACTACAAGATGTCGGTCGCCGACCCGCACGCGGACCCCGAGCAGGAAGAGTTGCTTCGAACGTTTTGGTTCGTCGACGCGATGCCAGACCTAAATCAGGAGGATCCATTTGTCTCCACCTACCTGATTCAAAACATGATCTGGTGGATTGAAACGACAGGACTCGATGGCATCCGCGAAGATACATATCCTTACGCCGACCCGGAATTTCTGTCTGAATGGGCAGAAGCTCTACAGGCGGAATACCCGAATCTTTCCATTGTCGGTGAGGTGTGGGATACGGCCCCTGCGTATACTGCGATGTATCAGTCCGGTAGTCCGTTGACGACGGGCGTTGAGACGCATCTTCCGTCCGTCATGGACTTCGCGCTCTCCACGGCGCTTCGAGATTATCTTCAGGGGGACGGCGGACTCTCGGACGTATATCAGGTCCTCGCTCAGGATCTCCTCTACGGCGACCCGATGCGTGTGATGACGCTTATCGACAACCACGATATGCCGCGTGCCGCCTATCTCGCTGACGGGGACCGGAAGCGCCTGAAGCAGGTGCTGACCATGCTGTTCACGCTGCGCGGTATCCCACAAATGCTGTACGGAACGGAAATCGGGATGGTCGGCGGACAAAGTCACGTTGAGCTTCGGGCGGACTATCCGGGCGGCTTTCCCGGGGACAAGCGGAGCGCCTTCACTCGCGAAGGAAGGACGGCATCCGAGAATGACATCTACGACCACATTCAGTCGCTACTCGCTCTTCGGTCTGAGCATGAAGCGCTTCGACGCGGACGCCTCGTTCAATATCCACCGACCTATGGTCACCCGGTGTACACCTACCGACGCGTGGGCGACAACGAGGAATTCCTAGTCATCGTTAATGGCGGTGATGAGGCTCGGCGCGTGGATCTAGAGGAGGAGCTGAACCATCGGACGGTGCCCGTACGTCTCGTCGATGCTGTGACACGTCAAGAGGCATCCCTCTCCGGCCAAACGCCATCCCGATCGATTGAGGTCGATGCTCGATCTGCAAATGTGTACCGGGTGGTTTCCCGGAAGAAATGA
- a CDS encoding zinc-dependent metalloprotease — MRILTSLVAVVVAALLLTGCSSSAPTAQSSASAEESASGDDFKKALAKSEKMDGLFTVYRDTTDGSVHLEISEDQLGKEFIYFTHTVDGVVQAGHFRGAYRDNAVFTIERHYDRIEFVEQNTNFYFDEESALARAAAANTSPSVLHAEKIVAHEDDSGRILIKADDLFLTDALHQVKPSPNPKAPPTAFKLGRQDKGKSKIRSLHNYPENTDVVVDYVFSNSTPLNGGGEAVTDARNVTITLRHSLIEMPDNDYTPRFADPRVGYFASQKTDQTSTSATPYHDLIHRWHLEKKDPDAELSEPVEPIVWWIENTTPERIRPIVKEAVLAWNEAFEAAGFRNAVQVKVQPDSATWDAGDIRYNVLRWTSSPQPPFGGYGPSFVNPRTGQILGSDIMLEYVFLTNRANYNKLFDITGLTSLNDEMPSDMQKGAMCSIGTFMHANTMFGRTAVRALSDDGPTGLDGEMTQLMEEGIYYLALHEVGHTLGLMHNMKASQLHGPDEVHNADMTRASGLTGSVMDYPAINVAPPETKQGQFYTTKPGPYDLWAIEYGYTTDEDNLDAILSRSTESELAFGNDADDMRSPGKAIDPRVMIGDMSADALQYAEDRMGLIGELTPDLVSKYADAGQSWQELRDAYGIIMGQHVGMMQAVSRYVGGVYVDRGFVGQEGAGDPYTPVPTEDQKRAVQILETHLFAPDAFDKPADLYRHLQPQRRGFEFFGDSEDPKIHAQARRAQESVLAHLLHPNTLERITDTRLYGNGYRLIDYMDDLTDAVFEADANSNVNTFRQNLQLAYVQGLAGVLSEKGRKMYDPIAQTAALHSLNRIEDMIGDRRGVNAETRAHTEHILLIVENATSVD, encoded by the coding sequence ATGCGTATTCTCACATCACTGGTCGCCGTCGTCGTGGCGGCGCTTCTGCTGACAGGCTGTAGCTCGTCGGCACCCACAGCTCAATCGTCTGCGTCCGCAGAGGAGTCAGCATCGGGCGACGACTTCAAGAAAGCCCTCGCGAAAAGCGAGAAAATGGACGGTCTGTTCACCGTCTATCGCGACACCACAGACGGCTCTGTGCACCTCGAGATTAGTGAAGACCAACTCGGGAAGGAGTTCATCTATTTCACCCACACGGTCGACGGTGTCGTTCAGGCCGGCCACTTCCGCGGCGCCTACCGCGACAACGCCGTGTTCACGATCGAGCGACATTACGACCGCATCGAGTTCGTCGAGCAGAACACCAACTTTTACTTCGACGAGGAGAGCGCCCTCGCCCGCGCAGCAGCAGCGAACACGAGTCCATCCGTCCTGCATGCCGAAAAGATCGTCGCTCATGAAGACGACAGCGGCCGCATTCTGATCAAGGCCGATGATCTTTTCCTGACCGATGCGCTGCACCAGGTGAAGCCGTCACCGAATCCGAAGGCTCCCCCGACCGCGTTCAAGCTCGGCCGTCAGGACAAGGGCAAATCGAAGATCCGGTCGCTGCACAACTATCCCGAGAATACGGATGTTGTCGTCGATTACGTGTTCAGCAACTCCACACCGCTGAATGGTGGAGGCGAGGCGGTGACGGATGCGCGCAACGTTACGATCACGCTGCGTCACAGCCTGATTGAGATGCCGGACAACGATTATACACCGCGTTTTGCGGATCCGCGTGTCGGATACTTTGCATCGCAGAAGACAGACCAAACGTCCACGAGCGCGACGCCCTACCACGACCTCATCCATCGCTGGCACCTGGAGAAGAAAGATCCAGACGCCGAACTCTCCGAGCCGGTGGAGCCCATCGTCTGGTGGATCGAGAATACGACGCCGGAACGCATTCGCCCGATTGTGAAGGAAGCGGTGCTTGCCTGGAACGAGGCATTTGAGGCTGCGGGCTTCCGTAACGCTGTACAGGTCAAAGTGCAGCCCGACTCCGCGACATGGGATGCCGGTGACATCCGGTACAACGTGCTTCGCTGGACGTCCTCACCGCAGCCCCCATTCGGTGGCTACGGGCCGAGTTTCGTCAATCCTCGCACGGGACAGATCCTCGGGTCCGACATTATGCTCGAGTACGTCTTCCTGACAAACCGCGCCAATTACAATAAGCTGTTCGACATCACCGGTCTGACGAGCCTCAACGACGAGATGCCGTCGGATATGCAGAAAGGCGCGATGTGCAGCATCGGCACCTTCATGCACGCCAATACGATGTTTGGCCGTACCGCGGTTCGTGCGCTGTCGGATGACGGACCTACCGGTCTCGATGGTGAGATGACACAGCTGATGGAAGAGGGAATCTACTACCTTGCCCTCCACGAGGTTGGTCATACACTCGGCCTGATGCACAATATGAAGGCGAGTCAACTGCACGGACCAGACGAGGTCCACAATGCCGATATGACGCGCGCGTCGGGACTCACGGGATCCGTGATGGACTATCCCGCGATCAACGTCGCCCCACCCGAGACGAAGCAGGGCCAGTTTTACACGACCAAGCCGGGGCCGTACGACCTCTGGGCGATTGAGTACGGTTACACGACCGACGAAGATAACCTGGACGCGATTCTGTCGCGCTCGACCGAGTCGGAATTGGCGTTTGGAAACGACGCGGACGACATGCGGTCGCCCGGGAAAGCGATCGATCCGCGCGTGATGATTGGCGATATGTCCGCCGATGCTCTTCAGTACGCCGAGGATCGGATGGGGCTCATCGGCGAGCTGACGCCGGATCTCGTTAGCAAGTACGCTGATGCCGGCCAGTCCTGGCAGGAGCTTCGCGACGCCTACGGGATCATCATGGGTCAGCACGTCGGCATGATGCAGGCCGTTTCGCGTTACGTTGGTGGTGTATACGTCGACCGTGGGTTCGTGGGGCAGGAGGGAGCGGGTGATCCGTACACGCCCGTCCCCACAGAGGATCAGAAGCGTGCTGTCCAGATTCTGGAAACGCATCTCTTTGCTCCGGATGCGTTCGACAAACCGGCGGATCTCTACCGCCACCTGCAGCCACAGCGTCGAGGCTTCGAGTTCTTCGGTGATAGCGAAGACCCGAAGATTCACGCTCAGGCCCGCCGGGCACAGGAGAGCGTGCTCGCCCACCTGCTCCACCCGAATACGCTGGAGCGGATTACGGACACACGTCTCTACGGCAATGGCTACCGACTCATCGACTACATGGATGATCTCACGGACGCCGTCTTCGAGGCCGACGCCAACAGCAACGTCAACACGTTCCGTCAGAACCTGCAGCTTGCCTACGTGCAGGGACTCGCCGGTGTGTTGAGCGAAAAAGGTCGAAAGATGTACGACCCGATCGCGCAGACGGCCGCACTGCATAGCCTCAACCGGATCGAGGACATGATCGGCGACCGCCGTGGCGTGAATGCCGAGACGCGTGCTCACACCGAGCACATCCTCCTGATCGTGGAGAACGCGACGTCGGTGGACTAA
- a CDS encoding homogentisate 1,2-dioxygenase, with protein MPYYVRMGDVPKKRHTQFRRPDGELYTEEVIGAEGFSGIQSIAYHIHQPTIVDRIEEPVSYEIEYADEDFLQHRHIKGFEVEPGGDWLSGRTYMMGNSDVNLALVRPTEQMDGYFFRNASCDELVYVHEGEGRLESPLGTVEFTEGDYVHVPRTIAHRWVFDGDIEENPPRLLVIESNSEVRFPKKYRNKRGQLLEHSPFCERDVRPPTELKAYDEEGPFEIRIKKHGKLHRYFVRYHPFDVVGWDGCMYPYATSIHDFEPITGRIHQPPPVHQHFEAHNFVVCSFVPRLFDYHPKSIPAPYNHSNIDSDEVLFYAEGDFMSRRGISRGSFSLHPGGIPHGPHPGSTEASIGKEGTEELAVMVDTFRPLKLTKAALDVEDNDYAYSWQPERHAGGDGQVQSEQPAKP; from the coding sequence ATGCCATATTACGTGAGAATGGGCGATGTGCCAAAGAAACGGCACACCCAGTTCCGCCGCCCTGACGGAGAACTTTATACGGAAGAGGTGATCGGCGCGGAAGGCTTCAGCGGCATTCAGTCGATCGCGTATCACATCCACCAACCGACGATCGTCGATCGCATCGAGGAACCGGTCTCGTATGAGATCGAATACGCGGATGAGGACTTCCTGCAGCACCGCCACATCAAGGGCTTTGAGGTAGAACCCGGTGGCGACTGGCTTTCGGGCCGGACGTACATGATGGGCAACTCGGACGTAAACCTCGCCCTGGTCCGGCCGACGGAGCAGATGGACGGTTACTTTTTCCGCAATGCCTCGTGCGATGAGCTGGTGTACGTCCACGAAGGAGAAGGACGCCTCGAAAGCCCGCTGGGTACAGTCGAGTTTACCGAGGGCGACTACGTCCACGTCCCGCGGACGATCGCGCACCGCTGGGTCTTTGATGGCGACATCGAGGAAAACCCACCGCGGCTCCTCGTGATCGAGTCCAACTCGGAAGTTCGCTTCCCGAAGAAGTATCGCAACAAGCGCGGGCAACTTCTCGAACATAGCCCGTTCTGCGAGCGTGACGTTCGGCCGCCGACGGAGCTGAAGGCGTACGATGAGGAGGGTCCGTTCGAGATCCGAATCAAAAAACACGGGAAGCTGCATCGCTACTTTGTCCGCTACCATCCCTTCGATGTGGTTGGCTGGGATGGCTGCATGTACCCGTACGCCACGTCGATCCACGACTTCGAGCCGATCACGGGCCGCATTCACCAGCCGCCGCCTGTGCACCAGCACTTCGAAGCGCATAACTTCGTGGTTTGCTCGTTCGTGCCGCGCCTCTTCGACTACCACCCGAAATCGATCCCGGCGCCGTACAACCACAGCAACATCGACTCCGACGAGGTGCTGTTCTACGCCGAGGGCGACTTCATGAGCCGACGCGGTATCTCCCGCGGCTCGTTCTCTCTCCACCCGGGCGGCATTCCACACGGCCCGCACCCCGGCTCGACGGAAGCGTCGATCGGCAAGGAAGGCACCGAGGAGCTGGCCGTGATGGTCGATACGTTCCGCCCGCTCAAGCTGACCAAAGCGGCGCTCGATGTCGAAGACAACGACTACGCGTACTCCTGGCAGCCGGAGCGCCACGCCGGCGGCGATGGACAGGTGCAGAGCGAGCAACCGGCAAAGCCGTGA
- the hppD gene encoding 4-hydroxyphenylpyruvate dioxygenase, with amino-acid sequence MAETPVAPHPGAKTAEDFLPINGTDYVEFYVGNAKQSALFYAHVLGFQIRGYRGPETGNRESVSYLLEQGKIRFVLTSALGPEGFIAEHVQKHGDGVRDIALWVDDAEKSFNETTKRGGIPIQEPTVHEDEHGRVITAAIATYGDTIHTFVDRSEYDGLFFPGFEEWENEFWEQPDPVGLKYVDHCVGNVELGDMNKYVDYYADVMGFKNLISFDDQDISTEYSALMSKVMSNGNERIKFPINEPAEGKKKSQIEEYIEFYRGAGVQHVALATDNIIETVEELRRRGVDFLHVPDTYYDREVLMDRVGEIDESIDALEELGILIDRDPDGYLLQIFTKPIQDRPTVFYEIIQRQGARSFGAGNFKALFEAIEREQAKRGNL; translated from the coding sequence ATGGCAGAGACACCTGTCGCTCCCCATCCTGGCGCCAAGACTGCGGAGGATTTTCTTCCGATCAATGGCACCGACTACGTCGAGTTTTACGTAGGCAATGCAAAACAGTCTGCGCTCTTCTACGCTCACGTGCTCGGGTTTCAGATCCGCGGATACCGCGGCCCGGAGACGGGGAACCGCGAATCTGTGAGTTACCTGCTCGAGCAGGGGAAAATCCGTTTCGTCCTAACGAGCGCTCTGGGTCCGGAAGGGTTCATCGCGGAGCACGTTCAGAAGCACGGTGACGGCGTGCGTGATATCGCGCTCTGGGTTGACGATGCAGAGAAGAGTTTCAACGAAACCACAAAGCGCGGCGGCATTCCGATCCAGGAACCGACCGTTCACGAGGATGAGCATGGCCGCGTCATCACGGCCGCGATCGCAACGTACGGTGACACGATCCACACGTTTGTCGATCGGTCGGAGTACGACGGCCTCTTCTTCCCCGGCTTTGAGGAGTGGGAGAACGAGTTCTGGGAACAGCCCGACCCGGTCGGACTCAAGTACGTCGACCACTGCGTCGGTAACGTCGAACTCGGCGACATGAATAAGTACGTCGACTATTACGCCGACGTGATGGGATTCAAGAACCTCATTTCGTTCGACGATCAGGACATCTCGACGGAGTATTCGGCGCTGATGTCGAAAGTGATGTCGAATGGGAATGAGCGGATCAAATTCCCCATCAACGAGCCGGCGGAAGGCAAGAAGAAAAGCCAAATCGAGGAGTACATCGAATTCTACCGCGGCGCTGGTGTCCAGCACGTCGCCCTCGCCACGGACAACATCATCGAAACGGTTGAGGAGCTCCGCCGTCGCGGCGTCGACTTCCTCCACGTCCCCGACACCTACTACGATCGCGAGGTCTTGATGGATCGGGTCGGCGAGATCGACGAATCGATCGACGCACTCGAGGAACTGGGCATTCTGATCGACCGCGACCCGGACGGCTACCTGCTGCAGATCTTTACGAAGCCCATCCAGGATCGCCCGACAGTCTTTTACGAGATCATCCAGCGCCAGGGCGCACGCTCCTTTGGGGCCGGCAATTTCAAAGCCCTGTTTGAGGCGATTGAACGCGAGCAGGCAAAGCGCGGCAATCTGTAA
- a CDS encoding energy transducer TonB, giving the protein METAHHRRGASTSVFGVYVIRIQLGLFTALAILLILVNLPGTPSAEKTPWGKDRWGDRVTAHDLGGAVAAMALTPQVTEEASPDSRSLTTDVRNEENTHAGDHPAADPATRPPVRSVATLGPDDLKPKVRGGMQRLYLNITYPRKAIEEGIEGRLILRFVVDTEGNTSNVEVLRSLHALCDSAAVRAVRRTAFVPAQVDGRPVPIRMSLPVRFRLITAARPVDISADENAEKLTANKRRPDDGHP; this is encoded by the coding sequence ATGGAAACCGCACATCACCGACGGGGCGCGTCCACTTCTGTGTTCGGCGTCTACGTTATCCGCATTCAACTTGGTCTTTTTACCGCCCTCGCGATACTCCTCATTCTGGTCAACCTGCCCGGTACTCCCTCAGCCGAGAAAACACCATGGGGAAAAGATCGATGGGGCGACCGGGTCACAGCGCATGATCTGGGCGGCGCCGTCGCCGCGATGGCCCTGACGCCACAGGTGACCGAGGAAGCTTCTCCTGACTCCAGGTCGCTCACCACCGACGTGAGAAACGAGGAAAATACGCATGCTGGCGACCATCCGGCAGCCGATCCGGCGACTCGTCCTCCGGTGCGCTCGGTGGCGACTCTCGGCCCGGATGACCTCAAGCCGAAAGTTCGCGGTGGCATGCAACGCCTCTACCTGAACATTACCTATCCGAGAAAAGCGATCGAGGAAGGAATCGAGGGGCGGCTGATCTTGAGGTTTGTCGTCGACACGGAAGGAAACACATCGAACGTTGAGGTTCTGCGCTCTCTCCACGCGCTCTGCGACAGCGCAGCCGTTCGGGCCGTACGCCGAACTGCATTCGTGCCCGCCCAGGTGGACGGGCGTCCTGTGCCGATTCGGATGTCGCTACCCGTCCGATTTCGTCTGATCACTGCTGCGCGCCCGGTCGATATATCGGCGGACGAGAATGCCGAGAAATTGACGGCAAACAAGCGACGTCCAGATGACGGGCACCCGTAG
- a CDS encoding amidohydrolase family protein → MDRFAHSASSCLLALLLVVVSGALTASSPAQAQQQVQVFRGAKVYPISADPIDDGVVVVQDGVIQAVGADGEVEIPSGATEHDVSGKVIMPGLVDTHSHISQVNGGDGAAPTHPGVRTLDAVNVRHSSIGRARSGGITTVNVLSGSGHLLSGQTTHLKLRDGDTVEELLFCENPLTDICGGIKMANGTNSIRDNPAFPGTRARSASIARQMFIDAQEYKKKKEAAESEDDMPPMDLGKEALIEVLEGRRIVHFHTHRHDDILTVLRLKEEFGFEVVLHHVSEGWRVADEIAEAGVPCSIITIDSPGGKLEARNLYFRTGAVLEDAGVDVAYHTDDFITDSRLFLRSAAIGVRAGMSEAKALEAMTLAGARMLGLEDRVGSLEEGKDADLIVLSGDPLSVYTNIEETWVEGQKVFDRENPDDRDFATGGYGVYDDGTLHHHHGPAHE, encoded by the coding sequence ATGGACCGGTTTGCTCATTCTGCGTCATCCTGCCTTCTGGCGCTCCTCCTCGTCGTCGTTTCTGGGGCGCTGACAGCCTCGTCTCCCGCCCAAGCTCAACAACAAGTACAGGTCTTTCGAGGAGCCAAAGTCTACCCCATTTCCGCTGATCCGATCGATGATGGTGTTGTCGTCGTCCAGGATGGCGTGATTCAGGCGGTCGGTGCGGACGGTGAGGTCGAGATTCCTTCGGGAGCCACGGAGCACGACGTTTCCGGAAAGGTCATTATGCCGGGACTTGTGGATACCCACTCGCACATCAGCCAGGTAAACGGAGGCGATGGAGCGGCGCCAACGCATCCGGGCGTGCGTACCCTCGACGCCGTGAACGTTCGACACAGTTCCATTGGACGGGCGCGGTCCGGCGGGATCACGACGGTCAACGTGCTTTCGGGCTCCGGACACCTCCTCAGTGGTCAGACCACACATCTGAAGCTGCGCGACGGAGACACGGTTGAGGAACTGCTCTTCTGCGAGAACCCGCTGACGGATATTTGCGGCGGGATCAAGATGGCGAATGGAACGAACTCGATCCGCGACAACCCTGCGTTCCCGGGGACCCGCGCGCGCTCAGCGTCGATTGCGCGACAGATGTTCATCGACGCTCAGGAGTACAAGAAGAAGAAAGAAGCGGCAGAGTCGGAGGATGACATGCCGCCAATGGATCTCGGGAAAGAGGCGTTGATCGAGGTGCTGGAAGGACGCCGGATCGTTCACTTCCACACGCACCGCCACGACGACATCTTGACGGTCTTGCGCCTGAAAGAGGAGTTCGGCTTTGAGGTGGTTCTCCACCATGTGAGTGAGGGGTGGCGCGTCGCGGATGAAATCGCGGAGGCCGGTGTGCCGTGCTCCATCATTACGATCGACTCGCCGGGCGGGAAGCTGGAAGCCCGAAACCTCTATTTCCGGACGGGTGCCGTTCTCGAAGATGCGGGTGTCGATGTTGCCTACCACACGGACGACTTCATCACGGACTCCCGGCTCTTCCTTCGCTCGGCGGCTATCGGCGTTCGGGCGGGCATGTCCGAGGCAAAAGCTCTTGAGGCGATGACGCTTGCAGGGGCACGGATGCTGGGGCTCGAGGATCGCGTCGGATCGCTTGAGGAAGGAAAGGACGCAGATCTCATTGTTCTCTCCGGAGATCCGCTCAGCGTCTACACCAACATCGAGGAAACCTGGGTCGAAGGTCAGAAGGTGTTCGATCGCGAGAATCCCGACGATCGAGATTTCGCGACCGGCGGATACGGTGTCTACGACGACGGTACCCTCCATCACCATCACGGGCCCGCGCATGAGTAA
- a CDS encoding amidohydrolase family protein produces the protein MSRSIQHRSLYSLTRRALVGLLLFLFVSFCAMSAHAQVAVMADTVYTMAGAPIVDGVVLANGRTIEAVGPVSDIDIPDDYRQIEATVVTPGLIDARSTVGLSGIDNVEADQMQLETSSPMQPELRAIDAYNARDELVNWVRSLGVTTVHTGHGPGATISGQTMVVKTNGRTIDEALVDSTAMLAMTIGPSVSRNFDSPGTRAKAIAMLRQKLIEAQQYREKRAGDNPPTRDLGMEVLVGVLDGDIPALVTAHRARDIMTAIRLKEEFGFELVIDGGAESYLVKDKIKAEDVPVIVHPPMMRTYGAGENAAFTTPGELHEAGIPIAFQSGYEAYVPKTRVALFEAAVAVANGLPREAGLRALTIDAAELLGLSDQIGSIEEGKHADLVLYSGDPFEYTTQVCTVIIDGRVASSECQ, from the coding sequence ATGTCTCGTTCGATTCAACATCGCTCGCTTTACAGTCTTACCCGTCGCGCGCTCGTCGGGCTGCTTCTGTTTCTGTTCGTCTCCTTTTGTGCGATGTCGGCCCACGCGCAAGTAGCGGTCATGGCCGACACCGTGTATACGATGGCTGGTGCCCCGATTGTCGACGGTGTCGTCCTGGCGAATGGACGCACGATCGAAGCCGTCGGCCCGGTCTCCGATATCGATATTCCCGATGATTACCGCCAGATCGAGGCGACGGTCGTCACGCCCGGGCTGATCGACGCCCGGTCCACCGTCGGTCTGTCGGGAATTGACAACGTTGAGGCGGATCAGATGCAGCTAGAAACGTCCTCGCCGATGCAGCCGGAGCTGCGCGCGATCGATGCCTACAACGCACGGGACGAACTGGTGAACTGGGTGCGGTCGCTGGGCGTCACCACGGTTCACACGGGGCACGGGCCGGGCGCGACGATTTCTGGCCAGACGATGGTCGTGAAGACGAACGGACGAACGATCGATGAGGCCCTCGTCGATTCCACGGCCATGCTCGCGATGACGATTGGACCGTCGGTCTCTCGCAACTTCGATTCGCCGGGCACCCGGGCGAAAGCGATTGCGATGCTGCGTCAGAAGCTCATCGAGGCGCAGCAGTATCGGGAGAAGCGTGCAGGCGATAATCCGCCAACTCGGGATTTGGGTATGGAGGTCCTGGTCGGCGTGCTGGACGGTGACATTCCTGCGCTCGTCACGGCACACCGTGCCCGCGACATCATGACAGCCATTCGTTTGAAGGAAGAGTTCGGCTTTGAGTTGGTCATCGACGGCGGAGCGGAATCGTACCTCGTCAAGGATAAGATTAAGGCGGAGGACGTACCCGTCATCGTGCATCCGCCGATGATGCGGACGTACGGTGCAGGGGAAAATGCAGCGTTTACGACACCGGGTGAACTCCATGAAGCGGGAATCCCGATTGCGTTTCAGAGTGGATACGAAGCGTATGTCCCCAAGACCCGCGTAGCGCTTTTCGAAGCCGCCGTGGCGGTTGCTAACGGTCTGCCTCGGGAGGCAGGGTTGCGCGCGCTCACGATTGACGCTGCCGAACTTCTGGGTCTATCGGATCAGATTGGATCGATAGAGGAAGGGAAGCACGCCGATCTCGTGCTGTATTCTGGCGATCCGTTCGAATACACGACCCAGGTGTGCACAGTGATCATCGATGGCCGGGTGGCAAGCAGTGAGTGTCAGTAA